The following are encoded in a window of Hyalangium minutum genomic DNA:
- a CDS encoding polysaccharide biosynthesis/export family protein, producing MSKTRASFWAVVGVLLLAGCAHKPAMKVDNSEQPYRIGREDVLDVAVWRDGDLSRTLPVRPDGYISMPMTGDVLAAGKTPTELAEEIKGRLQPYVQEPRVTVIVREVNSSRVFVTGEVARPGAYPLRGRVSLIQAIALAGGFTDFANSDGITVVRSDGDVGKIKVRYSDLLSPDGGQDVFLRPGDTIVVP from the coding sequence ATGAGCAAGACGCGGGCGAGTTTCTGGGCGGTGGTGGGCGTGCTGCTCCTGGCGGGGTGCGCCCACAAGCCGGCGATGAAGGTGGACAACAGCGAGCAGCCGTACCGCATCGGCCGTGAGGATGTGCTGGACGTGGCGGTGTGGCGGGATGGGGATCTGTCGCGCACCCTGCCGGTGCGTCCGGATGGCTACATCTCCATGCCCATGACGGGCGATGTGCTGGCCGCGGGCAAGACGCCCACCGAGCTGGCCGAGGAGATCAAGGGGCGCCTGCAGCCGTACGTTCAGGAGCCGCGCGTCACGGTCATCGTGCGTGAGGTGAACAGCAGCCGCGTCTTCGTCACCGGCGAGGTGGCCCGGCCTGGCGCCTACCCGCTGCGCGGGCGCGTCTCGCTGATCCAGGCCATTGCCCTGGCAGGCGGGTTCACGGACTTTGCCAACTCGGACGGCATCACCGTGGTCCGCAGCGATGGCGACGTCGGGAAGATCAAGGTGCGCTACAGCGACCTGCTCTCCCCGGATGGCGGCCAGGACGTCTTCCTCCGCCCCGGTGACACCATCGTCGTGCC
- the treZ gene encoding malto-oligosyltrehalose trehalohydrolase — protein MRSTNHFQLTLGAQPLGDGRTRFRVWAARRKSVDVALHEPGGLRYLPLEKTADGYFEGTHTASVGAHYKYRLDGGETYPDPCSRFQPEGPHGPSRIVDPSRYAWKDREWRGVPSIKGQVLYELHLGTFTPEGTYAAAAAKLPLLKELGVTVVELMPLHTFPGRYNWGYDGVTLFAPCAVYGEPDDLRRLVEEAHRLGLGIILDVVYNHLGPDGNYLSQYSQGYFNPKYPNEWGDPTNFDDGEAAGPSRDFFTQNACLWVAEYHFDGLRIDATQSLYDASPTHIVKELVDKTRAAVGDRKLLLIGENEPQDVRIVSPSEKGGYGADGLWVDDFHHTARVASVGRSEAYLQDYCGSAQELLSCALRNSLYQGQYYSWQKKRRGSPLLRTAPEHIVFYLQNHDQLANTLRGQRLHVTAGYARARALTTLLLLLPQTPMLFMGQEFFASSPFHYFVDHKPELQKLVQKGRNEFLSQFESAQQALEVEGHEVPIGDEAFQASKLNWDEHTRNADALRLHQELLRLRKEDPVFAAQDPSRLAGAVLCSHALVLRYFGTGQEGDRLLLLNLGTGLDLEPCPEPLLAPEPGKIWRLLLSSEHVRYGGMGAPALPGEGRLRIPGQTALVLTSTEEKKA, from the coding sequence TTGCGGTCCACCAATCACTTTCAGCTCACCCTGGGCGCACAGCCGCTCGGGGATGGGCGCACCCGCTTTCGTGTCTGGGCAGCTCGGCGGAAGAGCGTCGATGTGGCCCTGCACGAGCCTGGCGGATTGCGCTACCTGCCTCTCGAGAAGACCGCAGATGGCTACTTCGAGGGCACTCACACAGCGTCCGTGGGAGCGCACTACAAGTACCGGCTGGACGGCGGAGAGACGTACCCGGATCCGTGCTCGCGTTTCCAACCCGAGGGGCCTCATGGGCCCTCGCGGATCGTGGACCCGAGCCGCTACGCATGGAAGGACCGGGAGTGGCGCGGCGTGCCCTCCATCAAGGGGCAAGTCCTCTACGAACTGCACCTGGGCACCTTCACCCCCGAAGGGACCTATGCCGCTGCGGCGGCGAAGCTGCCGCTGCTGAAAGAGCTGGGCGTCACGGTGGTGGAGCTGATGCCACTGCACACCTTTCCGGGCCGCTACAACTGGGGCTACGACGGGGTGACGCTCTTCGCGCCGTGTGCCGTGTACGGCGAGCCGGATGATCTGCGGCGGCTGGTGGAAGAAGCGCACCGGCTGGGGCTCGGCATCATCCTGGACGTCGTCTACAACCACCTCGGTCCGGACGGGAACTACCTGTCCCAGTATTCGCAGGGGTACTTCAACCCGAAGTATCCCAACGAGTGGGGCGACCCGACCAACTTCGATGACGGCGAGGCGGCGGGGCCCTCGCGCGACTTCTTCACCCAGAACGCCTGCCTCTGGGTCGCCGAGTACCACTTCGATGGGCTGCGGATCGACGCGACGCAGAGCCTCTACGACGCCTCGCCCACGCACATCGTGAAGGAGCTGGTGGACAAGACGCGCGCGGCCGTCGGCGATCGGAAGCTCCTCCTCATTGGCGAGAACGAACCGCAGGATGTGCGCATCGTCTCTCCCTCGGAGAAGGGCGGCTACGGTGCGGATGGGCTGTGGGTGGATGACTTCCACCACACGGCGCGAGTGGCCTCCGTGGGCCGCTCCGAGGCGTACCTGCAGGACTACTGCGGCAGTGCCCAGGAGCTGCTGTCCTGCGCGCTGCGCAACTCGCTGTACCAGGGCCAATACTACAGCTGGCAGAAGAAGCGCCGAGGCTCTCCGCTGCTGCGCACCGCTCCCGAGCACATCGTCTTCTACCTGCAGAACCACGATCAGCTCGCCAACACGCTCCGGGGCCAGCGGCTCCATGTGACGGCCGGGTACGCGAGGGCCCGCGCGCTGACGACGCTGCTGCTGCTGCTGCCGCAGACACCCATGCTCTTCATGGGACAGGAGTTCTTCGCGTCGTCGCCCTTCCACTACTTCGTGGATCACAAGCCGGAGCTCCAGAAGCTGGTCCAGAAGGGCCGCAACGAGTTCCTCTCCCAGTTCGAGAGCGCGCAGCAGGCCCTGGAGGTGGAGGGGCATGAGGTGCCCATTGGCGACGAGGCGTTCCAAGCCTCCAAGCTGAACTGGGACGAGCACACCCGGAACGCGGATGCGCTGCGGCTGCACCAGGAACTGCTGCGGCTTCGCAAAGAGGATCCGGTGTTCGCGGCGCAGGATCCGAGCCGGCTCGCGGGAGCGGTTCTCTGTTCGCATGCCCTGGTGCTGCGCTACTTCGGCACCGGGCAGGAAGGCGACCGCCTGCTCCTGCTCAACCTGGGCACGGGGTTGGACTTGGAGCCGTGCCCGGAGCCACTTCTCGCGCCGGAGCCGGGAAAAATCTGGCGGCTCCTACTGTCTTCTGAGCACGTCCGCTACGGCGGCATGGGCGCACCCGCACTCCCCGGAGAGGGGCGGCTGCGCATTCCTGGACAGACAGCACTCGTGTTGACGAGCACCGAGGAGAAGAAAGCGTGA